In Myxococcales bacterium, a genomic segment contains:
- a CDS encoding MBL fold metallo-hydrolase: protein MELEFVGAARTVTGSKHIVRAAGSTVLLDCGLYQGKRRESIDRNRDIGLPVSELDAVVLSHAHIDHSGALPLLARSGYDGPIFATPATRDLCAVMLEDAAHIQEADARYINKLIERGESDMERVEPLYTARDVLKVLEQMISLPYHRPLTVAPGITLTFFDAGHVLGSAITALDVEEGGTRKRLLFTGDLGRTGMPILRDPEVVQGASVLITESTYGDREHPPIESMYDELAAIVKRTFERGGKVIIPSFALERAQEIVYALKGLKKLGRLPNIPVYVDSPLTVKITDVFKLHPECYDDDARALLVGRDPPFEFELLRYVSDKEESQALDATDKPAIIIAASGMCEAGRVLHHLKAAVEDPKNTVCIVGFQAQHTLGRRIVERRKRVKIFGLERELRAEVDVLNGFSAHADRNELLSYASSAREAGPLEDVILVHGEPAPQEALAGRLKAKGFSRVHIPDAGTRIRL, encoded by the coding sequence ATGGAACTCGAGTTTGTGGGCGCGGCCCGCACCGTCACTGGCTCCAAACACATCGTGCGTGCCGCGGGCTCGACGGTGCTCCTCGATTGCGGCCTCTACCAAGGGAAGCGGCGCGAATCCATCGACCGAAACCGCGACATCGGGCTTCCCGTGAGCGAGCTCGACGCCGTGGTTCTCTCTCACGCGCACATCGATCACTCGGGGGCGCTGCCGCTCCTGGCCCGATCCGGCTACGACGGACCGATTTTCGCGACGCCGGCGACGCGTGACCTCTGCGCCGTCATGCTGGAAGACGCTGCGCACATTCAGGAGGCCGACGCGCGGTACATCAACAAGCTCATCGAGCGGGGCGAGAGCGACATGGAGCGCGTCGAGCCGCTCTACACCGCGCGCGACGTGCTCAAGGTCCTAGAGCAGATGATTTCGCTCCCCTACCACCGACCGCTCACCGTCGCGCCGGGGATTACGCTCACGTTTTTCGACGCGGGGCACGTCCTTGGGAGCGCCATTACGGCGCTCGATGTCGAGGAAGGCGGAACGCGAAAGAGGCTCCTATTTACCGGCGATTTGGGGCGGACCGGTATGCCGATCTTGCGTGATCCGGAGGTCGTTCAGGGGGCGAGCGTGCTTATCACCGAGAGCACCTACGGCGACCGCGAACACCCGCCCATCGAGAGCATGTACGACGAGCTCGCGGCCATCGTGAAGCGCACCTTCGAGCGCGGCGGGAAGGTCATCATCCCCTCGTTCGCGCTCGAGCGCGCTCAAGAGATCGTCTACGCGCTCAAGGGGCTGAAGAAGCTCGGCCGCCTTCCGAACATCCCCGTCTATGTCGATTCGCCGCTCACGGTGAAGATCACCGACGTCTTCAAGCTTCACCCCGAGTGTTACGACGACGATGCGCGGGCGCTCTTGGTCGGGCGCGATCCGCCCTTCGAGTTCGAGCTCCTCCGCTACGTCTCCGACAAGGAGGAATCGCAGGCGCTCGATGCCACGGACAAGCCAGCCATCATCATCGCCGCCAGCGGCATGTGCGAGGCGGGTCGCGTACTTCATCACCTGAAGGCCGCCGTCGAAGACCCGAAGAACACCGTCTGCATCGTTGGCTTCCAGGCGCAGCACACGCTTGGGAGGCGCATCGTCGAGCGTCGCAAGCGCGTGAAGATCTTCGGTCTTGAGCGAGAGCTGCGCGCCGAGGTCGACGTGTTGAACGGCTTCAGCGCTCACGCGGACCGAAACGAGCTGTTGTCGTATGCGTCGAGCGCTCGCGAGGCGGGGCCGCTGGAAGACGTCATCCTGGTCCACGGTGAGCCGGCGCCGCAGGAGGCGTTGGCGGGTCGCCTGAAGGCGAAGGGATTCTCGCGGGTTCACATTCCCGACGCCGGGACCAGAATCCGCCTCTAA
- a CDS encoding response regulator: MDAPDASRGLVLVVDDDARTARRLATLLREDGLVEVAVNGAVAIGRLSREPTPHALVTDLQMPLADGSSVVRYARSREPGIVVVVVTGHPNLAGDLVEMSPEVFVMPKPLEYERLLNVLADAVKQPPLE; this comes from the coding sequence ATGGACGCACCTGACGCTTCACGCGGCCTCGTGCTCGTCGTCGACGATGACGCGCGAACGGCGCGACGCCTGGCGACGCTGCTCCGGGAAGACGGCTTGGTGGAGGTCGCCGTCAACGGTGCCGTCGCCATCGGTCGCCTCTCGCGAGAGCCGACGCCTCACGCTCTCGTGACGGACCTGCAAATGCCACTCGCCGACGGCTCGTCGGTCGTGCGCTACGCTCGCTCACGAGAGCCGGGCATCGTTGTGGTCGTCGTGACCGGCCACCCGAACCTCGCAGGCGATCTCGTGGAGATGTCGCCGGAGGTGTTCGTGATGCCGAAGCCGCTGGAATACGAGCGCCTGCTGAACGTGCTCGCGGACGCGGTGAAACAACCCCCGCTCGAGTGA
- a CDS encoding hemerythrin domain-containing protein translates to MNDPRAENESAGAVLRQNIERLLDALRRADGSEADALRAFDAGLRLHMMAEEEVLFPVLAEAFADEVRALRREHAELRSLLDVAVASSDGRAVHRDVLDDLVSRLRDRAAREDGSVFRNALARPDVAERLHARLRGIEREQGALFQ, encoded by the coding sequence ATGAACGACCCGCGCGCGGAGAACGAATCGGCTGGGGCCGTCTTGCGCCAGAACATCGAGCGACTCCTCGACGCTCTGCGCCGCGCCGATGGCTCCGAGGCGGACGCTCTGCGCGCCTTCGACGCGGGGCTCCGCCTCCACATGATGGCGGAAGAGGAGGTGCTCTTTCCGGTGCTCGCCGAGGCCTTCGCCGACGAGGTCAGGGCGCTGCGCCGCGAGCACGCTGAACTTCGGTCGCTCCTCGACGTCGCGGTCGCGTCTAGCGACGGACGAGCCGTCCACCGCGACGTCCTCGACGATCTCGTCTCGCGACTCCGAGACCGCGCGGCCCGCGAGGACGGAAGCGTCTTTCGGAACGCACTGGCGCGGCCCGACGTCGCGGAGCGGCTCCACGCGCGTCTGCGCGGCATCGAACGCGAGCAAGGAGCGCTCTTCCAATGA
- a CDS encoding AAA family ATPase yields the protein MSADRTKALPDALRGASLGGAPIEEVRTTHISWVFLTATEAYKVKRPVRLPFLDFSTLESRREACEAEVKKNRRLAGDVYRGVLRLCEGDGGLSLGGPGAVVDYVVHMRRLADEDSAAARLRAGSLSWADVDGVARRVAAFHDAVGPAPDGSFGDAPALQRHVEENFRAARSTLDQRRELDEAEAFQRAFLAQSKELFERRAHGGRVRDGHGDLRLDHVYFMRDGTLRILDCVEFSDRYSVSDVTADLAFFSMDLAFHGRVDLAERFIATYAAESGDFEVYSLVDFFEAYRALVRGKIEGFMAIDPSAAESERRAADSAGRRYLLLAVSAGRRATLAPSLTAVGGLIGAGKSSVSDALAREFGAPVIEADRTRKQLLGVPAHEHVDEGAFRGAYDPAFTERVYEEMFRRAGLVLASGRPVVLDASFRSAALRGAARDLAKRHGVPFRFVECRAPLEVLRTRLLEREKRLVVSDARLPLLEDFAKRFEAVVELGEEEHLVVDTSGPLEAVVDGLRHRRLVCDLAWPSRLTA from the coding sequence ATGAGCGCGGACCGGACGAAGGCGCTGCCCGACGCGCTCCGAGGGGCGTCGCTGGGCGGAGCTCCCATCGAAGAGGTTCGAACCACCCACATCTCCTGGGTCTTCTTGACGGCCACCGAGGCCTACAAGGTGAAGCGGCCGGTGCGCTTGCCGTTCCTCGACTTCTCCACACTCGAAAGCCGGCGCGAGGCGTGCGAGGCCGAGGTCAAGAAGAACCGGCGGCTCGCCGGCGACGTCTACCGTGGCGTCCTACGTCTCTGCGAGGGCGACGGCGGCCTCTCGCTCGGCGGCCCCGGCGCCGTCGTCGACTACGTCGTCCACATGCGACGCCTGGCCGATGAAGACAGCGCCGCGGCGCGCCTTCGCGCCGGGAGTCTGTCATGGGCCGACGTCGATGGCGTGGCGCGACGGGTTGCCGCCTTCCACGACGCCGTCGGGCCTGCGCCGGACGGCTCGTTCGGCGACGCTCCGGCTCTCCAAAGGCACGTCGAAGAGAACTTTCGCGCCGCGCGGAGCACCCTCGACCAGCGGCGAGAGCTTGACGAAGCTGAGGCCTTCCAGCGCGCCTTCTTGGCGCAGTCGAAGGAGCTCTTCGAGCGTCGTGCCCACGGAGGTCGCGTTCGCGATGGGCACGGCGATCTGCGACTCGACCACGTGTACTTCATGCGCGACGGCACGCTGCGCATCCTGGACTGCGTTGAGTTCTCGGACCGCTACAGCGTGAGCGACGTCACCGCGGACCTCGCGTTCTTCTCCATGGACTTGGCGTTTCATGGACGCGTGGACCTCGCCGAGCGGTTCATCGCCACCTACGCCGCCGAGTCGGGCGATTTCGAGGTTTACTCGCTGGTCGACTTCTTCGAGGCCTACCGCGCGCTCGTGCGCGGCAAGATCGAGGGCTTCATGGCGATCGACCCGAGCGCCGCCGAGTCGGAGCGGCGAGCGGCCGACTCGGCGGGGCGTCGCTACCTACTCTTGGCCGTCTCCGCGGGGCGTCGCGCCACGTTGGCGCCGTCGTTGACGGCCGTCGGCGGCCTCATCGGCGCCGGCAAGAGCAGCGTCTCCGACGCCCTCGCGAGGGAGTTCGGCGCCCCGGTGATTGAAGCAGACCGGACGCGCAAACAGCTCCTCGGCGTTCCCGCACACGAGCACGTCGACGAGGGCGCCTTCCGCGGTGCGTACGATCCGGCGTTCACGGAACGCGTCTATGAGGAGATGTTCCGTCGCGCCGGCCTCGTGCTCGCGTCGGGACGCCCCGTCGTCCTCGACGCGTCGTTTCGTTCGGCGGCGCTACGGGGCGCGGCCCGCGATCTTGCCAAGCGTCACGGCGTTCCGTTCCGTTTCGTCGAGTGTCGGGCGCCCTTGGAGGTCCTTCGGACGCGCTTGCTCGAACGAGAGAAGCGCCTCGTCGTATCGGATGCGCGCCTTCCACTCCTCGAGGACTTCGCGAAGCGCTTCGAAGCCGTGGTTGAACTCGGCGAGGAGGAGCACCTCGTGGTGGACACGAGCGGTCCTCTTGAGGCCGTGGTAGACGGGCTCCGTCATCGGCGCCTCGTGTGCGACCTCGCTTGGCCGAGTCGACTGACCGCCTAA
- a CDS encoding acetyl-CoA hydrolase/transferase family protein has protein sequence MRIVSAEEAVSVIRSNDAIYVHCAAAAPNVLLRALVARAPELTDVSIIHLHLDGDAPHLRREVSRSFRHKALFIGPSAREAVNEGRAEYVPVFLSDVPALFRRRTLALDAVFINVSPPDAHGFCSLGTSCEAMLAAIPAATTVVAQINRSMPRVLGDGFVHVSNIHLGVLVDEPPFEHAEPELGDVERRIGAHVAELVPNGATLQMGIGAIPSAVAACLTDKRELGVHTEMFTDAVMHLVEAGAITGAAKEVNRGKIVSGFLMGTKRLYSFVDDNPMIEMRPVDYTNDSTLIRRFRKMIAINSAIEVDLTGQVCADSIGARLYSGVGGQMDFIRGAAMAEEGRAIIALPSTAAGGKASRISAFLKEGAGVVTTRAHVHTVVTEWGVAELHGRSLAERARALIGVAHPDFRDDLLARARHTHTL, from the coding sequence TTGCGAATCGTCAGCGCCGAAGAAGCCGTCTCCGTCATCCGCTCCAACGACGCCATCTACGTGCATTGTGCAGCGGCCGCGCCGAACGTGCTCCTCCGCGCGCTCGTCGCGCGCGCGCCGGAGCTGACAGACGTTTCGATCATCCACCTGCACCTCGACGGCGACGCCCCGCACCTTCGGCGCGAGGTCTCAAGGAGCTTCCGCCACAAGGCGCTCTTCATCGGACCGAGCGCTCGCGAGGCCGTCAACGAGGGGCGCGCCGAATACGTCCCGGTCTTCTTGTCGGACGTGCCGGCGCTCTTCCGAAGGCGGACGCTCGCGCTCGATGCGGTGTTCATCAATGTGTCGCCGCCCGACGCGCACGGCTTCTGTTCGCTCGGGACGTCATGCGAAGCCATGCTCGCGGCGATCCCGGCTGCAACGACCGTAGTTGCGCAGATCAACCGCTCGATGCCCCGCGTGCTCGGAGACGGCTTCGTTCACGTGTCGAACATTCACCTGGGCGTGCTTGTCGACGAGCCGCCGTTCGAACATGCCGAACCGGAACTCGGCGATGTGGAGCGGCGCATCGGCGCGCACGTCGCTGAGTTGGTGCCCAACGGCGCGACACTCCAGATGGGCATAGGGGCTATCCCCAGCGCCGTCGCGGCTTGCTTGACGGACAAACGCGAGCTGGGCGTGCACACCGAAATGTTCACCGACGCCGTCATGCACCTCGTCGAGGCGGGCGCCATCACCGGCGCGGCCAAGGAGGTCAACCGCGGCAAGATCGTCTCGGGCTTCCTCATGGGCACCAAGCGCCTCTACTCGTTCGTCGACGACAACCCGATGATCGAGATGCGCCCCGTCGACTACACCAACGACTCGACGCTGATTCGTCGCTTTCGAAAGATGATCGCCATCAACTCGGCCATCGAGGTCGACCTGACCGGCCAGGTCTGCGCCGACTCGATCGGCGCCCGCCTTTACAGCGGCGTCGGCGGACAAATGGACTTCATTCGCGGCGCGGCCATGGCGGAAGAGGGGCGCGCCATCATCGCGCTGCCGTCGACGGCGGCGGGCGGCAAGGCGTCGCGCATTTCGGCGTTCCTGAAGGAGGGCGCCGGCGTGGTCACGACGCGCGCGCACGTGCACACGGTCGTGACCGAGTGGGGCGTCGCCGAGCTTCACGGTCGCAGCCTTGCGGAGCGCGCGCGAGCGCTCATCGGCGTTGCGCACCCAGACTTTCGAGACGACCTCCTGGCGCGGGCGCGCCACACGCACACCCTGTAG
- a CDS encoding CBS domain-containing protein, producing the protein MAPKPRRPPPLSTPKKPAVEATPSKAAIHARVAVDNADEVEVERVAFCPKRKQSVAVGVCEGCVHFEHIGQDEDGPVVHCAPPMAADGNRARLARSFDLGELALRVPVGEVMSRVVTCVRPETLLGKVRKLLVENGAACAPVINEDGLLLGIVSAQELLAAPDSMKAGDAMSRVALGIPEDAPLTHAVATMAQARALALPVIAGDGEVIGCVSALDAMRFFGRRWGYDMSSVELESAAPDE; encoded by the coding sequence ATGGCCCCGAAGCCCCGGCGTCCGCCGCCTCTCTCCACGCCTAAGAAGCCCGCCGTCGAAGCGACGCCATCCAAAGCGGCGATTCACGCGCGCGTGGCCGTCGACAACGCGGACGAGGTCGAGGTGGAGCGCGTGGCCTTCTGCCCCAAGCGCAAGCAGAGCGTCGCCGTTGGCGTGTGCGAAGGCTGCGTCCACTTCGAACACATCGGGCAAGACGAAGACGGGCCGGTCGTTCATTGCGCTCCGCCGATGGCCGCCGATGGCAATCGCGCTCGTTTGGCGCGGAGCTTCGACCTCGGTGAGCTGGCGCTCCGGGTGCCGGTCGGCGAAGTCATGTCGCGCGTGGTGACCTGCGTGCGCCCGGAAACGCTGCTGGGCAAGGTTCGCAAGTTGCTCGTCGAGAACGGGGCCGCCTGCGCCCCCGTGATCAACGAGGACGGTTTGCTGCTCGGCATCGTCTCGGCGCAGGAGCTCTTGGCGGCACCAGACAGCATGAAGGCCGGCGACGCGATGTCGAGGGTCGCCCTCGGCATTCCGGAGGACGCGCCGCTCACACACGCTGTCGCAACCATGGCACAAGCACGCGCCCTCGCACTTCCTGTCATCGCGGGAGACGGTGAAGTGATTGGCTGCGTGAGCGCCCTCGACGCGATGCGCTTCTTCGGCCGTCGCTGGGGTTACGACATGTCGAGCGTCGAGCTGGAGTCTGCGGCGCCCGACGAGTAG
- a CDS encoding TolC family protein yields MLGALAVCATTSVARAETLTLAQAIEMGLSKSPTLRGARARTASADASVTAAQGGYWPRFDGTITAGSGSFQPMAQGVVTDTKATGFPTQTSRSVQYTYGIRAEAGLRWTLWDFGKTSNNVGASEAGLRGAAANEKESVAQTSALVANAYLTLFHQEKLLEVAKATLSSREDLFKIAKGLVKAGIQPPVEELRSEARFEGAQRDFARARAEAEQARMSLAIVLGHDTPTALRVVTPKLPRISLELNAAMKEAEKRPAITAAEQAYEFNKSRADATIAQYFPTLSAQGTLAYSYSASDPPSGTNVRLDQTTELRSGTGSIVLGGPLWDPSQSAAVDKARADAAAAEASIDDTKRDVKSEAARSAIQVKLGQAQLEHARLAEERAGQVRMVIEERYKRGLSNPLELIDAEDSDLSARISRIQTELDYQLAIVRLCVATGRPIVDDADKPSKSSKDSP; encoded by the coding sequence ATGCTCGGAGCGCTCGCGGTGTGCGCGACCACGAGCGTTGCGCGCGCAGAGACGCTGACGTTGGCTCAGGCGATCGAGATGGGGCTCTCGAAATCGCCGACCCTCCGCGGGGCGCGCGCTCGAACCGCAAGTGCCGACGCAAGTGTGACGGCCGCTCAAGGAGGCTATTGGCCGCGCTTCGACGGTACGATCACAGCCGGAAGCGGCTCGTTTCAACCCATGGCGCAGGGCGTAGTCACCGACACGAAGGCCACGGGTTTCCCGACCCAAACGAGTCGCTCGGTCCAGTACACCTATGGCATTCGCGCCGAGGCCGGCCTCCGGTGGACACTTTGGGACTTCGGCAAGACCTCGAACAATGTAGGCGCATCGGAGGCAGGCCTCCGCGGAGCCGCGGCGAACGAAAAAGAGTCCGTGGCCCAGACCAGCGCACTAGTTGCTAACGCGTACCTCACGTTGTTTCATCAAGAGAAGTTGCTCGAAGTCGCCAAAGCCACGCTCTCGTCGCGTGAGGACCTCTTCAAGATCGCCAAGGGCCTCGTCAAGGCGGGCATCCAGCCCCCCGTCGAGGAGCTCCGGTCCGAGGCTCGCTTCGAAGGAGCCCAACGCGATTTCGCGCGCGCTCGCGCCGAGGCCGAGCAAGCGCGGATGAGCCTTGCGATCGTCCTCGGCCACGACACCCCGACCGCACTGCGGGTCGTGACCCCGAAGCTGCCTCGCATCTCCCTCGAGCTCAACGCGGCGATGAAGGAAGCGGAGAAGCGCCCCGCCATCACCGCCGCCGAACAGGCCTACGAGTTCAACAAGAGCCGGGCTGACGCGACGATCGCGCAATACTTCCCCACCCTCTCCGCGCAAGGAACGCTGGCCTACAGCTATTCGGCCAGCGATCCACCGAGTGGCACGAACGTTCGCTTGGACCAAACCACGGAGCTGCGCAGCGGCACGGGCTCGATTGTCCTCGGCGGTCCGCTCTGGGACCCGTCGCAGAGCGCCGCCGTAGACAAGGCTCGCGCCGACGCCGCTGCCGCCGAAGCGAGCATCGACGACACGAAGCGTGACGTGAAGTCAGAGGCCGCGCGGTCCGCGATTCAGGTCAAGCTGGGCCAGGCGCAGCTCGAGCACGCTCGGCTCGCCGAAGAACGCGCGGGCCAGGTGCGCATGGTCATCGAGGAGCGCTACAAGCGCGGCCTCTCAAACCCGCTCGAGCTCATCGACGCCGAAGACTCGGATCTTTCGGCGCGCATCTCGCGCATTCAAACGGAGCTCGACTATCAGCTCGCCATCGTGCGCCTCTGCGTC